The Nitrospinaceae bacterium genome contains a region encoding:
- a CDS encoding cytochrome C, translating to MCAIIITILLTVWSITIDAPLEEPANPSVTPNPSKAPWYFLGLQEMLVYFDPWMAGVVLPTLIIVGLMAIPYIDVNPRGNGYYTFKDRKFAILTFLFGFLVLWVWLVIQGTFMRGPGWNFFMPWEHWDPHKVVALTNIDLPYLFGFRTYWSQAAFGIFCIAAWYATIPIWYIWRRDTLVNVGFTRYALKAFLFVTMMGMVAKMILRIGFNVKYVLVLPWLNI from the coding sequence ATGTGTGCGATCATCATTACGATTCTACTCACCGTCTGGTCCATTACGATAGATGCGCCCCTTGAGGAGCCGGCAAACCCCTCGGTCACCCCGAATCCCTCGAAGGCGCCGTGGTACTTCCTGGGGCTCCAGGAGATGCTCGTCTACTTTGACCCCTGGATGGCGGGGGTGGTGTTGCCCACGCTGATTATCGTCGGCCTCATGGCCATTCCCTACATTGATGTAAACCCCAGGGGAAACGGTTACTACACTTTCAAAGATCGAAAATTTGCCATCCTTACCTTCCTGTTCGGTTTTCTCGTTCTCTGGGTCTGGCTGGTCATCCAGGGAACTTTCATGCGCGGGCCGGGCTGGAACTTCTTCATGCCCTGGGAGCATTGGGATCCGCACAAGGTGGTTGCCTTAACGAACATTGATTTGCCGTATCTGTTCGGCTTCAGGACCTATTGGAGCCAGGCTGCCTTCGGTATCTTTTGTATTGCTGCCTGGTACGCCACAATTCCTATTTGGTACATCTGGCGCCGGGATACACTGGTAAACGTCGGGTTCACTCGCTATGCGCTCAAAGCTTTCTTGTTTGTGACGATGATGGGCATGGTGGCGAAGATGATCTTGCGAATTGGATTTAACGTGAAGTACGTGCTTGTGCTTCCATGGTTGAATATCTGA
- a CDS encoding ABC transporter ATP-binding protein: protein MAQLATPGGGAPNAEEVVIEVRNLDTYYGTRKILKDVSFDVHKGEIFVILGGSGSGKSTLLRHIVGLLKPSAGSIKILGHETATMGEEEWQPIRRKMGVLFQGGALFNSLTVGENIALPLREYTDLPEATIGIQVRMKLGLVDLAGFENLKPDQLSGGMKKRAGLARAISMDPEVLFFDEPSAGLDPIAGAGLDELILRLRDTFGMTIVVVTHEMESIKKIADRVIMLFQGETAAVGPLDEVMQVDHPKIRQFFERHADEEKVDPHEYLDYLTASGGTEH from the coding sequence GTGGCACAGCTAGCGACACCTGGCGGTGGAGCCCCGAATGCCGAAGAAGTGGTTATAGAGGTGCGCAACCTCGATACCTACTATGGCACACGGAAAATTCTCAAGGATGTGAGCTTCGATGTTCACAAAGGGGAGATTTTTGTCATTCTGGGAGGTAGTGGTAGCGGCAAATCGACGTTGCTGCGCCATATCGTTGGCTTACTTAAACCCTCGGCTGGATCGATTAAAATTCTCGGCCACGAGACGGCGACGATGGGCGAGGAGGAATGGCAGCCTATCCGCCGAAAGATGGGTGTATTGTTTCAAGGCGGCGCGCTTTTCAATTCGCTAACGGTCGGCGAGAATATAGCCTTGCCCTTGCGCGAGTATACTGATCTTCCCGAGGCGACAATCGGGATTCAAGTGCGTATGAAACTGGGCTTAGTGGACCTTGCGGGATTCGAGAATCTTAAGCCCGATCAATTGTCGGGCGGTATGAAAAAACGGGCGGGGCTGGCTAGGGCGATTTCGATGGACCCGGAGGTGCTTTTTTTTGATGAACCCTCGGCGGGGCTCGACCCAATCGCGGGGGCCGGGCTCGATGAGTTGATTCTCAGGCTAAGAGATACTTTTGGGATGACGATAGTGGTCGTCACCCATGAGATGGAGAGTATCAAGAAGATTGCCGATCGGGTGATCATGCTTTTTCAAGGAGAAACGGCTGCTGTGGGCCCACTTGATGAAGTCATGCAGGTCGATCATCCGAAAATCAGGCAATTCTTTGAACGCCATGCGGATGAGGAAAAGGTTGACCCGCATGAATATCTTGATTATTTGACTGCGAGTGGAGGCACGGAGCACTAA
- a CDS encoding STAS domain-containing protein, which yields MEIETQDLGNGSLVRVSGEVDMSNSPTVRDSLMGLVKDKVPAIVVDLEAVSYMDSSGIATLVEGLQETTSYGGKFRIAGLSEKVKQVFELARLTDVFDIYADAEQAKEGL from the coding sequence ATGGAAATCGAAACGCAGGATCTGGGTAACGGCTCCCTCGTGCGGGTGTCGGGCGAAGTGGACATGTCCAATTCTCCAACCGTGCGCGACAGTCTGATGGGCTTGGTCAAGGATAAAGTCCCCGCCATCGTGGTGGATCTCGAGGCGGTCAGCTATATGGACAGCTCGGGCATAGCGACCCTCGTTGAGGGTCTCCAGGAGACCACCTCCTACGGCGGGAAGTTTCGAATCGCGGGGCTCTCTGAAAAAGTGAAGCAGGTGTTTGAGCTTGCCCGTCTGACGGACGTGTTCGATATATACGCTGATGCGGAACAGGCGAAAGAGGGGCTGTAG
- a CDS encoding ubiquinol-cytochrome c reductase iron-sulfur subunit, translating to MDRRRFLNYSGWVGILGSITVGLLGFLRFMFPRVLFEPASAFMAGRPDDYAVGSVDSRYLSSHRVWIVREEKGFYALSGICTHLGCTPNWLANENKFKCPCHGSGFRRSGVNFEGPAPRPLDRYKIVLAEDGRILVDRGKAFRQERGEWTKPAAYLFV from the coding sequence ATGGACCGCCGCCGCTTTTTGAACTATTCCGGGTGGGTTGGAATCCTTGGGAGCATCACGGTAGGTCTCCTGGGTTTTCTCAGGTTCATGTTCCCGCGAGTTCTCTTTGAGCCGGCATCGGCCTTCATGGCCGGGCGGCCCGACGACTATGCCGTGGGCTCGGTAGACTCTCGCTATCTAAGCTCGCACCGCGTCTGGATCGTTCGCGAGGAGAAGGGATTTTACGCCCTTAGCGGGATATGCACCCACTTGGGCTGCACACCGAATTGGCTTGCCAATGAAAATAAATTCAAGTGCCCCTGCCACGGCAGCGGTTTCAGGAGAAGCGGCGTGAATTTTGAGGGCCCCGCCCCTCGGCCGCTTGATCGATACAAAATTGTGTTGGCCGAAGATGGTCGGATTCTAGTGGATCGGGGCAAGGCCTTTCGCCAGGAGCGGGGAGAGTGGACCAAGCCTGCTGCCTATTTGTTTGTATGA
- a CDS encoding ATP-binding protein: MSQFRLEVPSDPACMKIVRSSVESLCSMAGLSENESCKVVLAIDEACTNIIRHSYDGVYDKPIICQGKLENHKLLFVLQDYGKKVDPSKVRSRELADVRPGGLGVHFIQEVMDRMEFEDCGEEGTRLFLEKKIPESGA, translated from the coding sequence GTGAGCCAATTTCGACTCGAGGTTCCATCCGATCCGGCGTGCATGAAGATCGTGCGCTCCTCGGTCGAATCGCTTTGCAGTATGGCGGGGTTGAGCGAGAACGAAAGCTGCAAGGTGGTGCTTGCCATTGATGAGGCCTGTACCAACATCATTCGCCACAGCTATGATGGTGTTTATGACAAGCCAATTATTTGTCAGGGAAAGCTTGAGAACCATAAACTACTGTTCGTTCTTCAGGATTACGGAAAAAAAGTAGATCCGTCGAAAGTACGATCCCGGGAGCTGGCCGATGTGAGGCCTGGAGGGCTCGGCGTTCATTTTATTCAAGAAGTGATGGACCGTATGGAATTCGAGGATTGTGGCGAGGAGGGAACGCGCCTTTTTCTTGAGAAGAAAATACCTGAATCGGGGGCATAG
- a CDS encoding isochorismatase family protein, whose amino-acid sequence MATTQDFRLSPNESVLLIVDVQEKLMAAMPEAPRNRTLDSVHTLIETANRLGFPILATEQYPRGLGPTVTSLAESIPNFSPFEKMTFSCTGAGKFFSDIKALGRSKIILTGCETHVCCYQTALDLMENGFIVHAVADALCSRQKLNWRNALKALERAGAIPATTEQVLFDLLKVAGTEDFKSLSRLIK is encoded by the coding sequence ATGGCTACAACCCAGGACTTTAGACTATCACCCAATGAAAGCGTTCTTCTTATTGTAGACGTTCAAGAAAAATTGATGGCCGCCATGCCTGAGGCACCGCGCAATCGTACCTTAGACTCGGTTCACACTCTAATTGAGACAGCAAACCGCCTCGGCTTCCCGATTTTGGCCACCGAGCAATACCCTAGAGGGCTAGGTCCCACCGTGACTTCATTGGCAGAGTCAATCCCAAATTTCTCGCCTTTCGAAAAAATGACGTTCAGCTGCACGGGTGCAGGCAAATTCTTTTCCGACATAAAGGCCTTAGGTCGCTCAAAAATTATCCTCACCGGGTGCGAAACCCATGTATGCTGTTATCAGACAGCGCTAGACCTAATGGAAAATGGATTCATCGTACACGCCGTAGCTGACGCGCTGTGCTCACGGCAAAAACTTAACTGGCGGAACGCCCTCAAAGCGCTTGAGCGAGCTGGAGCAATTCCAGCTACGACCGAGCAGGTGCTCTTCGACCTTCTCAAAGTCGCTGGCACAGAGGACTTCAAGTCCCTCTCACGCCTGATAAAATAA
- a CDS encoding MCE family protein has product MPRNKGNEVKVGIFVVVGLGIFALFIVSLMGVGLSVSEDRYRVQFGSVAGLENGSLVRLGGLKVGRVESVGISPDDARMAEAVILLKSGTPIRKDSKVQVTSVGITGSMFLSISLGSPASPMVKPESVIRGQEAASFQDVINEAQGVASRVNNVLSGLDETAKLVFSDVKGLVQVARQKVTSILGTTDRAVARLENILSEKNEQNITKFLASLGGAATRLEKNIGPAIGEFQKTLGRVRGSIDTLDRTANSFTKLAGESSSFVGELKGRLATADRLMARFDRVGEGLEKVFATGEQAVGELTGALKAEIRIIREEVQKEIAASGGAVRSEISGVGSQAKSALKKGGDSLSDALGAVEGVANRVDGFLVTNQGDLRKVIVNFTKLSSSLNDILLQVGGEKGSKIKGAAEELRVAMGRARSLLSQLDDTVASHREDIQILITDLRDTASNLSNFTATIKDRPSSMILSAPAAPRTFNK; this is encoded by the coding sequence ATGCCTAGAAATAAAGGTAACGAAGTGAAGGTTGGTATTTTTGTCGTTGTGGGACTCGGTATTTTCGCCTTGTTCATCGTCTCGCTTATGGGGGTGGGTCTGAGCGTATCCGAGGATCGCTATCGGGTGCAGTTCGGAAGTGTGGCGGGGCTCGAGAACGGAAGCCTGGTGCGCCTTGGCGGGCTTAAAGTGGGACGAGTCGAGAGCGTTGGTATTTCGCCGGACGATGCGCGAATGGCCGAGGCGGTGATTCTATTGAAGTCGGGCACCCCAATTCGCAAGGACAGCAAGGTCCAAGTCACCTCGGTTGGCATCACGGGCTCGATGTTCCTCTCGATATCACTTGGCTCGCCAGCCTCGCCGATGGTTAAGCCCGAATCGGTTATTAGGGGGCAGGAGGCCGCGAGCTTTCAAGATGTGATTAATGAGGCCCAGGGTGTCGCCTCGCGGGTGAATAATGTTCTATCGGGCCTTGATGAGACGGCGAAACTCGTGTTCTCCGATGTGAAGGGGCTGGTTCAGGTTGCCCGCCAGAAAGTTACTTCGATCCTTGGAACGACCGACCGGGCTGTGGCGAGGTTGGAAAATATTTTGAGCGAGAAGAACGAGCAGAACATCACGAAATTCCTTGCCTCGCTCGGCGGGGCGGCAACGCGGCTTGAAAAGAATATTGGTCCCGCCATTGGAGAGTTTCAAAAAACTTTGGGTAGGGTTCGGGGCTCGATCGACACGCTTGACCGGACGGCGAACTCTTTTACAAAACTGGCGGGGGAGTCTTCGAGTTTCGTTGGAGAGCTTAAGGGGCGCTTGGCCACGGCAGATAGGTTGATGGCTAGGTTCGACCGGGTGGGCGAGGGTCTTGAAAAAGTTTTTGCCACAGGGGAGCAAGCGGTTGGAGAACTGACTGGCGCGCTTAAGGCAGAGATTCGAATTATTCGCGAGGAAGTGCAAAAAGAGATTGCGGCCTCTGGCGGAGCCGTTCGCAGTGAGATCTCAGGTGTAGGCTCTCAGGCTAAGTCGGCGCTCAAAAAGGGCGGGGATAGTCTCAGTGATGCGCTTGGCGCCGTCGAGGGGGTAGCCAACCGCGTGGATGGTTTCCTGGTGACGAATCAGGGTGATTTGAGGAAGGTCATCGTGAATTTCACCAAGCTCTCAAGCAGCTTGAATGACATCCTCCTCCAGGTGGGAGGGGAGAAGGGTAGCAAAATAAAGGGAGCGGCCGAGGAGCTTCGTGTTGCTATGGGGCGGGCCCGCTCTCTTCTTAGTCAGCTCGACGACACGGTGGCGAGCCACCGGGAAGACATTCAAATTTTAATTACGGATCTGAGGGATACGGCCAGTAACCTGAGCAACTTCACGGCGACGATCAAGGACCGGCCCTCGTCGATGATATTGAGTGCGCCGGCCGCTCCGCGAACTTTTAATAAGTGA
- a CDS encoding D-alanine--D-alanine ligase: MPTSQFKKLRVGVLFGGRSAEHEVSLASGRAIMSNLDQSRYEIVPILITLEGSWRILPKPEAEPEEGSEVFFPPVPGKNTLLFPEGGEAGIIDVFFPIIHGTFGEDGTLQGLLEMAGAAFVGPGCLSSAVSMDKTAAKALLRAAGLPVLPSLNIIQSRWEVDRAGIIDDASSDIGFPLFVKPASTGSSVGIHRVESAKEFTAAVDNAFSYDFKVLIEEEAKGRELECAVIEDPSGGPPLASPLAEIRPLKGWYDYEAKYTLGKTEVIIPADISGGAKGKMQEIARTAFGALGCSGLARVDFFFRETRGEIYINELNTLPGFTELSGYPKMIAKAGIDYSSMLDRLIECALARQARTNKRLYRKTDNLS, encoded by the coding sequence ATGCCTACTTCTCAATTCAAAAAACTACGAGTTGGTGTTCTCTTCGGCGGTCGCTCTGCTGAGCACGAGGTAAGCCTAGCCTCAGGGCGGGCTATCATGTCCAACCTAGACCAGAGCCGCTACGAGATAGTACCCATCCTCATCACCCTAGAGGGGAGCTGGCGCATATTGCCAAAACCTGAGGCGGAACCAGAAGAAGGCAGTGAGGTCTTCTTCCCTCCCGTGCCAGGCAAAAACACCCTACTCTTCCCCGAAGGAGGTGAAGCCGGGATAATAGATGTATTCTTTCCCATAATTCACGGAACCTTCGGCGAGGACGGCACCCTTCAGGGCCTGCTAGAGATGGCGGGTGCAGCCTTCGTCGGCCCAGGCTGTCTATCTTCTGCTGTCTCGATGGATAAAACGGCTGCCAAAGCGTTGCTACGTGCCGCTGGGCTCCCTGTCTTGCCCTCCTTAAACATTATCCAAAGCCGCTGGGAGGTCGATCGAGCTGGCATCATCGACGATGCCAGCTCAGACATCGGCTTTCCCCTGTTCGTAAAGCCAGCCTCCACGGGCAGTAGCGTGGGTATCCACCGCGTCGAATCGGCAAAGGAATTCACTGCCGCCGTCGACAATGCCTTCTCGTACGACTTCAAGGTGCTAATTGAGGAAGAGGCCAAAGGGCGTGAGCTTGAGTGTGCCGTTATCGAAGATCCAAGTGGCGGACCACCACTTGCCAGTCCTCTAGCTGAGATTCGCCCATTGAAAGGCTGGTACGACTACGAGGCGAAATACACACTGGGCAAAACCGAGGTAATTATCCCGGCCGACATATCGGGCGGCGCGAAAGGAAAGATGCAGGAGATCGCTCGGACCGCTTTTGGGGCACTAGGATGCTCAGGGCTGGCGCGAGTGGATTTCTTCTTCCGTGAAACGAGAGGCGAGATATATATCAATGAATTGAATACTCTACCAGGCTTCACCGAGTTAAGTGGCTATCCCAAGATGATCGCCAAGGCAGGCATCGACTATTCATCCATGCTTGATCGGCTCATCGAGTGCGCACTCGCGA
- a CDS encoding DUF4405 domain-containing protein: protein MAKLKERFNLDLVKRSIVDSQIWRSMFRHGYEDTPRNRVLMVVDNLWLHLHPTKIRRHAIRIRFTWCMGGITFLLFLYLTITGVILMFYYRPVGEYAYLDMKFLEFDAPFGMFMRNMHRWAAHAMIIAVWLHMFRVFMTGSYKPPREFNWVIGVLLLTLTLLLSFTGYLLPWDQLSIWAVTVGTNMARATPLLGSEGPFGEMVGVTPRFDARSALLGGTIVGPPTLLRFYVLHCIVIPLVASILMMVHFWRIRKDGGISGPL, encoded by the coding sequence ATGGCGAAATTGAAAGAGCGCTTCAATCTCGATCTCGTGAAGCGAAGTATAGTGGACTCGCAAATCTGGCGGTCCATGTTCCGCCACGGCTACGAGGACACACCCAGGAACCGTGTCCTGATGGTGGTGGATAATCTTTGGCTCCATCTTCATCCCACGAAGATCCGCCGGCATGCCATCCGTATCCGCTTCACCTGGTGCATGGGCGGCATCACGTTCCTTCTCTTTTTGTACCTGACGATAACCGGCGTTATTCTAATGTTCTACTACCGCCCGGTAGGCGAATATGCCTATCTCGACATGAAATTCCTTGAATTCGATGCGCCCTTTGGTATGTTCATGCGAAATATGCACCGCTGGGCGGCTCACGCAATGATTATTGCGGTTTGGCTCCATATGTTCCGCGTCTTCATGACGGGCTCGTATAAGCCCCCCAGGGAGTTCAACTGGGTTATCGGCGTGCTGCTTTTGACTCTCACCCTTTTGCTCAGTTTCACTGGATATTTGCTTCCCTGGGACCAGCTTTCCATCTGGGCGGTGACGGTGGGAACGAATATGGCCCGCGCAACGCCTCTGTTGGGGAGTGAGGGGCCCTTTGGTGAAATGGTGGGTGTGACCCCCCGCTTTGACGCTCGTTCGGCCCTTCTGGGCGGTACCATTGTCGGGCCGCCGACCCTTTTGCGCTTCTATGTACTCCATTGCATCGTGATACCCCTGGTTGCCTCGATATTGATGATGGTTCATTTCTGGCGAATCAGGAAAGACGGCGGAATTTCGGGGCCCCTGTAG
- a CDS encoding C-terminal binding protein — protein MSGNAKVVLTDYVWDSLDVENEALKGLATLVALQTKTPKEFLLEAGDCDAILNTYAGPITAEDMGQMPNCKIIARYGIGVDTIDLKAATEAGIIVTNNPTYCIQEVAEHAMALMLACARRVAFFDRQVRAGEWNVMAGKPMFRLEGSTLGLLGFGNIAREVAKRGAAFGMNVIFADPFVEEGQFDVPAKKVENDELFREADLLSVHPPLIPQTRGMLNDDVFKVMKSTAYIINCARGPIIDTDALVRALDAGEIGGCGLDTTDPEPLPNPHPLRDRDNVIINPHAAWYSIEAMQGLQQGAPNEVRRVLSGEWPINVVNRDVKGSSRAGL, from the coding sequence ATGTCCGGCAATGCGAAAGTTGTTCTGACGGACTATGTCTGGGATTCACTCGATGTAGAGAATGAGGCGCTCAAGGGCCTAGCTACCCTGGTTGCACTCCAGACGAAGACACCAAAGGAGTTCTTGCTCGAAGCGGGCGATTGTGACGCCATCCTGAACACCTATGCGGGTCCCATTACCGCAGAGGATATGGGCCAGATGCCCAACTGCAAGATTATCGCCCGCTACGGAATCGGGGTGGACACGATCGATCTCAAAGCCGCTACCGAGGCTGGAATTATTGTGACTAACAACCCGACTTATTGCATTCAGGAGGTTGCCGAACACGCGATGGCGCTGATGTTGGCTTGTGCCCGCAGGGTGGCATTCTTTGACCGGCAGGTTAGGGCCGGAGAGTGGAACGTTATGGCTGGAAAACCGATGTTTAGACTTGAGGGTAGCACGCTCGGCCTACTGGGTTTCGGTAATATTGCTCGTGAGGTAGCAAAGCGGGGCGCTGCTTTTGGGATGAATGTTATTTTTGCCGATCCGTTTGTCGAGGAGGGGCAGTTCGACGTGCCAGCCAAAAAGGTTGAGAACGATGAGCTGTTCAGGGAGGCAGATCTTCTGTCAGTCCATCCGCCGCTTATTCCGCAGACTCGCGGTATGCTCAACGACGATGTGTTCAAGGTGATGAAAAGCACTGCCTACATTATTAATTGTGCCAGAGGGCCCATTATCGACACTGACGCGCTTGTTCGTGCTCTCGATGCTGGTGAAATAGGTGGTTGTGGCCTCGATACGACTGACCCGGAGCCACTTCCCAATCCCCATCCTCTGAGGGACCGAGACAATGTCATTATTAACCCTCATGCGGCTTGGTACAGCATCGAGGCTATGCAGGGGCTCCAGCAGGGGGCGCCCAATGAAGTGCGCCGTGTGCTTTCGGGCGAATGGCCTATCAACGTTGTGAATAGGGATGTGAAGGGTAGTAGTCGGGCCGGGTTGTAG
- a CDS encoding ABC transporter permease, with protein MAENQDTSGWDETLAALGRTVLHAIDSVRQAGVLARDMLYWAFIAPWKRERSGTRWESVLEQGVRVGWEAVFIVVIINFFVGMISALQSASLLKQFGQLLLVANAVALSMTRELGPLLTAIIVAGRSGSAFAAEIGSMKMAEEIDALTTMGLNPVRFLMVPRVMAMMIAVPILTLLADFMGILGGWLLSITVVDLGSWQYIRHTMDAIDMGDVMRGLTKSFVFGFLIAMTGCYLGIKVEGGAEGVGRSTTNSVVVSIFLIIFANLIFTAFFYAIE; from the coding sequence TTGGCGGAAAACCAGGATACATCCGGCTGGGATGAGACCCTTGCCGCCCTCGGGCGCACAGTCCTTCACGCAATTGACTCTGTCCGCCAGGCGGGAGTGCTCGCCCGAGATATGCTCTACTGGGCTTTCATCGCTCCCTGGAAGCGGGAGCGAAGTGGTACCCGGTGGGAAAGCGTCTTAGAGCAGGGTGTTCGTGTTGGCTGGGAAGCTGTTTTTATCGTCGTCATTATTAACTTTTTTGTGGGTATGATCTCAGCGCTCCAGAGCGCATCGCTCCTGAAACAGTTCGGTCAGCTTCTTCTGGTGGCGAATGCAGTGGCGCTTTCGATGACACGAGAGTTAGGCCCCCTCCTCACGGCGATCATCGTGGCGGGAAGAAGTGGTTCGGCTTTCGCTGCCGAGATCGGCAGCATGAAAATGGCAGAGGAGATCGATGCCCTGACGACGATGGGGCTCAATCCTGTTCGGTTTTTGATGGTGCCCCGCGTGATGGCTATGATGATCGCGGTGCCAATCTTGACGCTTCTGGCAGATTTCATGGGGATCCTCGGCGGCTGGTTGTTGTCGATAACGGTGGTGGATCTTGGATCGTGGCAATATATCCGCCACACCATGGATGCAATCGATATGGGCGATGTCATGCGCGGGCTGACGAAGAGTTTTGTCTTTGGATTCCTTATTGCCATGACGGGCTGTTATCTAGGTATTAAAGTTGAGGGAGGCGCTGAGGGAGTAGGGCGCTCGACGACGAACTCGGTGGTGGTGTCGATATTTCTGATAATTTTTGCCAATTTGATATTCACAGCTTTTTTCTATGCAATTGAATAG
- a CDS encoding 4Fe-4S binding protein, whose protein sequence is MPHFIFNDCIGCDACLPVCPTGAIKGNSGITVTAQGFEGKGREIYVITPTLCIDCGVCGKYCPVESIQDKGGSRITNIKHKEMPKAFVLEENCTGCVWCVDICPFDCITMADSTVERDHSQVAVVDQSTCVGCRLCVEICNKGAVVVNRHDDESDYMAPLMNDFVVSPLRAY, encoded by the coding sequence ATGCCACATTTTATTTTTAACGATTGTATTGGATGTGATGCCTGCTTGCCGGTGTGCCCCACGGGTGCGATTAAGGGCAACAGTGGGATCACCGTGACGGCACAAGGCTTTGAGGGTAAGGGGAGGGAGATATACGTCATCACGCCCACTCTTTGCATCGATTGCGGAGTATGCGGGAAATACTGTCCCGTGGAGTCGATTCAGGATAAAGGTGGCAGCCGCATCACGAATATTAAGCACAAAGAGATGCCCAAGGCATTTGTTCTTGAGGAGAATTGCACCGGATGTGTCTGGTGTGTGGACATATGCCCGTTTGATTGCATCACCATGGCTGACTCTACTGTTGAGCGCGATCACAGCCAGGTGGCCGTAGTGGATCAATCGACCTGTGTCGGTTGCCGTCTCTGCGTTGAAATTTGCAATAAGGGTGCGGTTGTGGTGAATCGCCATGACGATGAGTCGGATTACATGGCCCCTCTTATGAACGATTTTGTGGTCTCTCCACTCAGGGCGTATTAA
- a CDS encoding SpoIIE family protein phosphatase, with product MTASNHFEPDDALRADLKEPHLPVETSTTGELEDLRERVNNLARLIDVTVLVSSSLNLKEVMNRVMKMAKEMMEAEAASIMLWNQELECLEFEISVGGVGMEKLKTLQIKKGQGIAGTVADTGEPLLVADVSKDERFFQEADQATGFVTKSILAAPLIVHDGIVGVSEVLNHKAGRPFTKHDLEIFATFCRQVAVAVENARLHEKEVKQSLLDQQMKMAAEIQRSFLPAELPKDSGERFEVEAFNRSAQEVGGDLYTCEILADGRIGLALGDVSGKGVPAALYMARVVSEFRMRCGTGAAPAEILTDLNKALAAGKMRGMFVTFVYCILDLEKGELELANAGQLPPLLAGKNREARWVGAASGPPLGMIGTTVYKTEKIKLEPFDTLLYYSDGIVEAENLDGEQYDPHLLPNTSQAGVGAKKLLSHVLECVESFSRGATQADDMTLVSMSWAGAR from the coding sequence ATGACGGCTTCCAACCACTTTGAGCCCGATGACGCACTAAGGGCCGATCTCAAGGAGCCTCACTTGCCCGTTGAGACGAGCACGACTGGCGAGCTTGAGGACCTCAGGGAGCGCGTGAACAACCTTGCACGCCTTATCGACGTCACTGTCCTCGTCTCCTCTAGCCTAAATCTCAAAGAAGTAATGAACCGGGTTATGAAAATGGCCAAGGAAATGATGGAGGCCGAGGCCGCCTCGATCATGCTTTGGAACCAGGAACTTGAGTGCCTCGAATTCGAGATTTCCGTCGGTGGTGTTGGGATGGAGAAACTCAAGACCCTCCAAATCAAAAAAGGGCAGGGTATCGCTGGCACCGTGGCTGATACGGGAGAGCCTCTTCTGGTGGCCGATGTCTCCAAAGACGAGCGTTTTTTCCAAGAAGCGGACCAAGCCACCGGTTTCGTGACGAAGTCGATACTGGCCGCCCCTCTGATTGTCCACGACGGCATCGTCGGCGTAAGCGAAGTGCTAAACCACAAGGCAGGCCGGCCCTTCACAAAGCATGATCTCGAGATTTTTGCCACTTTCTGCCGCCAGGTCGCTGTCGCCGTCGAGAATGCGCGCCTCCACGAAAAAGAGGTCAAGCAGAGCCTTCTCGATCAGCAGATGAAGATGGCGGCCGAAATTCAACGAAGCTTCCTGCCAGCGGAGCTTCCCAAAGATTCAGGAGAGCGCTTCGAGGTGGAGGCCTTCAACCGCTCGGCCCAGGAGGTTGGCGGGGACCTATATACCTGTGAAATTCTTGCAGACGGTCGAATTGGTCTTGCCCTCGGCGATGTCTCGGGAAAAGGCGTGCCGGCGGCGCTCTATATGGCCCGTGTGGTGAGCGAGTTCCGGATGCGTTGCGGCACCGGGGCGGCGCCGGCAGAGATTTTGACAGATTTAAACAAGGCGTTGGCTGCCGGAAAAATGCGGGGGATGTTTGTCACTTTCGTCTACTGCATTCTGGATCTCGAAAAGGGAGAACTCGAATTGGCCAATGCCGGTCAATTGCCGCCGTTGCTGGCGGGCAAGAATAGAGAAGCGCGTTGGGTGGGCGCGGCCAGTGGTCCGCCCCTGGGTATGATAGGCACCACGGTTTATAAGACCGAGAAGATAAAACTAGAGCCCTTTGATACCCTACTGTACTACTCTGATGGTATCGTAGAGGCTGAAAACCTGGACGGCGAGCAGTATGATCCACACCTGCTTCCTAATACTTCTCAGGCAGGAGTTGGAGCAAAGAAACTTCTTTCTCATGTGCTTGAATGTGTCGAGTCATTCAGCCGTGGTGCTACCCAGGCGGACGATATGACCCTGGTCTCGATGTCTTGGGCGGGTGCAAGGTGA